In Eleginops maclovinus isolate JMC-PN-2008 ecotype Puerto Natales chromosome 10, JC_Emac_rtc_rv5, whole genome shotgun sequence, the following proteins share a genomic window:
- the fbxl15 gene encoding F-box/LRR-repeat protein 15 isoform X1 has translation MQCQSSAVKQGLHFFSRCHLLDLPWEDVLVPHILCFLPLQHLVSLQRVSKQFHSLIQVCLANCRTFDPSSIGPSIPKEAFCSMLKENKVLHSLSLSSCSEWVTDKELLPVIGQNQHLQRVDMSSCVVLTRHSLVAVSLSCMHLQHLGLAHCEWVDSLSLRSLADHCGGLQSIDITACRQLKDDAICYMAKKCLKLRSLSLAVNANVTDESVEEVAKNCRGLEQLDLTGCLRVRNQSIRTLAEYCPKLQSLKVNHCHNVTESSLDPLRKRNVVIDVEPPLQRALVLLQDVLGFAPFINLQI, from the exons ATGCAGTGTCAAAGTTCAGCTGTAAAGCAAGGTTTGCATTTCTTCAGCAGGTGCCATCTTTTGGACTTGCCCTGGGAGGATGTGCTTGTTCCacatattttatgctttttgcCACTGCAACACCTTGTGAGCTTGCAGAGGGTGAGCAAGCAGTTCCACAGCCTCATCCAGGTGTGTCTGGCAAACTGCAGGACTTTTGATCCGTCCTCG ATTGGACCATCAATTCCCAAGGAAGCGTTTTGCTCCATGTTAAAGGAGAATAAAGTCCTCCACAGCCTGTCTCTATCGAGTTGTTCAGAATGGGTGACAGACAAGGAGCTGCTGCCAGTGATCGGCCAGAACCAGCACCTGCAGAGAGTGGACATGAGCAGCTGTGTTGTTCTCACCCGTCACTCCCTGGTGGCCGTGTCCTTGAGCTGCATGCATCTCCAGCACCTCGGCCTGGCGCACTGCGAGTGGGTGGACAGCCTGTCCCTGCGCAGCCTGGCTGACCACTGCGGGGGGCTGCAGTCGATCGACATCACCGCCTGCCGCCAGCTCAAGGACGATGCCATCTGCTACATGGCCAAGAAGTGCTTGAAGTTGAGGTCTTTATCTCTGGCAGTCAACGCCAATGTCACTGACGAGTCGGTGGAAGAGGTGGCAAAAAACTGCAGGGGCCTGGAGCAGCTGGACCTGACAGGTTGCCTGCGGGTCAGGAACCAGTCCATCAG GACTCTTGCCGAGTACTGCCCGAAGCTGCAGTCCCTGAAGGTGAATCACTGTCACAATGTGACAGAGTCCAGCCTGGACCCTCTACGGAAGCGCAATGTAGTGATAGATGTTGAGCCGCCCTTACAGAGGGCTCTGGTGCTTCTTCAGGATGTGCTGGGGTTTGCTCCCTTTATCAATCTCCAGATATAG
- the ndufb8 gene encoding NADH dehydrogenase [ubiquinone] 1 beta subcomplex subunit 8, mitochondrial, with protein MRTSQSVRQQQPVNMAGVGFRRWAQALSRGKGSGLSALLPGCRAASGGSKADLPAAYPMTPEEKAAAAKKYNMRVEDYEPFPNQGEGYGDYPKLPDKSQQERDPWYQWDHPDLRRNWGEPMHWNFDMFIRNRVDTSPSPVSWSSMCKQLFGFIGFMLFMFYVGEKYPAYQPVAPKQYPYNNLYLEKGGDPEKQPEEVVNYKI; from the exons ATGCGTACTTCTCAGTCTGTCAGACAGCAGCAGCCCGTAAACATGGCTGGTGTTGGTTTCCGACGCTGGGCCCAGGCTCTCTCTAGAGGGAAAGGTTCTGGTCTTTCAGCCCTTTTGCCGGGATGTAGAGCAG CCTCTGGTGGTTCAAAGGCTGATCTTCCTGCTGCATACCCGATGACCCCCGAAGAGAAGGCTGCTGCtgcaaaaaagtacaatatgagGGTGGAGGACTACGAACCATTTCCCAACCAAGGCGAGGG TTATGGTGATTATCCAAAGCTACCAGATAAATCTCAGCAAGAGAGGGACCCCTGGTACCAGTGGGACCACCCTGACCTGAGGAGGAACTGGGGAGAGCCG ATGCATTGGAATTTTGACATGTTCATCAGGAACCGTGTGGATACGTCTCCCAGCCCTGTGTCCTGGTCCTCTATGTGCAAACAGCTGTTTGGTTTCATTGGGTTCATGCTGTTTATGTTCTACGTTGGGGAGAAATATCCAGCTTACCAGCCTGTT GCACCAAAACAGTATCCCTACAACAACCTGTACTTGGAGAAAGGAGGGGATCCAGAAAAACAACCAGAGGAAGTTGTGAATTATAAAATCTAA
- the fbxl15 gene encoding F-box/LRR-repeat protein 15 isoform X2: MDEETNMQIRCHLLDLPWEDVLVPHILCFLPLQHLVSLQRVSKQFHSLIQVCLANCRTFDPSSIGPSIPKEAFCSMLKENKVLHSLSLSSCSEWVTDKELLPVIGQNQHLQRVDMSSCVVLTRHSLVAVSLSCMHLQHLGLAHCEWVDSLSLRSLADHCGGLQSIDITACRQLKDDAICYMAKKCLKLRSLSLAVNANVTDESVEEVAKNCRGLEQLDLTGCLRVRNQSIRTLAEYCPKLQSLKVNHCHNVTESSLDPLRKRNVVIDVEPPLQRALVLLQDVLGFAPFINLQI; the protein is encoded by the exons ATGGATGAAGAAACTAATATGCAAAT CAGGTGCCATCTTTTGGACTTGCCCTGGGAGGATGTGCTTGTTCCacatattttatgctttttgcCACTGCAACACCTTGTGAGCTTGCAGAGGGTGAGCAAGCAGTTCCACAGCCTCATCCAGGTGTGTCTGGCAAACTGCAGGACTTTTGATCCGTCCTCG ATTGGACCATCAATTCCCAAGGAAGCGTTTTGCTCCATGTTAAAGGAGAATAAAGTCCTCCACAGCCTGTCTCTATCGAGTTGTTCAGAATGGGTGACAGACAAGGAGCTGCTGCCAGTGATCGGCCAGAACCAGCACCTGCAGAGAGTGGACATGAGCAGCTGTGTTGTTCTCACCCGTCACTCCCTGGTGGCCGTGTCCTTGAGCTGCATGCATCTCCAGCACCTCGGCCTGGCGCACTGCGAGTGGGTGGACAGCCTGTCCCTGCGCAGCCTGGCTGACCACTGCGGGGGGCTGCAGTCGATCGACATCACCGCCTGCCGCCAGCTCAAGGACGATGCCATCTGCTACATGGCCAAGAAGTGCTTGAAGTTGAGGTCTTTATCTCTGGCAGTCAACGCCAATGTCACTGACGAGTCGGTGGAAGAGGTGGCAAAAAACTGCAGGGGCCTGGAGCAGCTGGACCTGACAGGTTGCCTGCGGGTCAGGAACCAGTCCATCAG GACTCTTGCCGAGTACTGCCCGAAGCTGCAGTCCCTGAAGGTGAATCACTGTCACAATGTGACAGAGTCCAGCCTGGACCCTCTACGGAAGCGCAATGTAGTGATAGATGTTGAGCCGCCCTTACAGAGGGCTCTGGTGCTTCTTCAGGATGTGCTGGGGTTTGCTCCCTTTATCAATCTCCAGATATAG
- the gpx9 gene encoding glutathione peroxidase 9: MANKSIYDFSVETLNGQPVPLSNYRGKVLLIINVATFUGSTIEEYHRLNALMEMYGDLNFTVLGFPSNQFGLQSPEVNHESLNVLKYVRPGGGFVPKFPVFSKVEVNGINEEPLFTYLKESLPYVNPVIGDGKKFYWSPIKVNDIRWNFEKFLITADGLPFKRYELHCPIENVEKDIAELL; encoded by the exons ATGGCGAATAAATCAATCTATGATTTCTCTGTGGAGACCCTGAATGGACAGCCAGTTCCGCTAAGTAACTACAGGGGTAAAGTGCTTCTCATCATCAACGTTGCTACTTTCTGAGGGTCAACAATAGAGGAG TACCACCGCCTGAATGCACTGATGGAAATGTATGGCGACCTTAACTTCACTGTACTGGGATTCCCCAGCAACCAGTTCGGCCTTCAGTCACCTG aAGTCAATCATGAGAGCCTCAACGTTCTTAAGTACGTGAGACCTGGTGGGGGGTTTGTGCCAAAGTTTCCTGTCTTTTCAAAGGTTGAGGTGAATGGAATAAATGAAGAGCCTCTTTTCACCTATCTAAAG GAATCTTTGCCATATGTAAACCCTGTTATCGGAGATGGGAAGAAATTCTACTGGTCCCCGATAAAAGTCAATGATATACGGTGGAATTTTGAAAAATTCCTAATTACCGCAGATGGATTGCCCTTCAAAAG GTATGAACTTCATTGCCCCATTGAGAATGTGGAGAAGGACATAGCAGAACTTCTCTGA
- the fbxl15 gene encoding F-box/LRR-repeat protein 15 isoform X3, with protein sequence MDEETNMQMCHLLDLPWEDVLVPHILCFLPLQHLVSLQRVSKQFHSLIQVCLANCRTFDPSSIGPSIPKEAFCSMLKENKVLHSLSLSSCSEWVTDKELLPVIGQNQHLQRVDMSSCVVLTRHSLVAVSLSCMHLQHLGLAHCEWVDSLSLRSLADHCGGLQSIDITACRQLKDDAICYMAKKCLKLRSLSLAVNANVTDESVEEVAKNCRGLEQLDLTGCLRVRNQSIRTLAEYCPKLQSLKVNHCHNVTESSLDPLRKRNVVIDVEPPLQRALVLLQDVLGFAPFINLQI encoded by the exons ATGGATGAAGAAACTAATATGCAAAT GTGCCATCTTTTGGACTTGCCCTGGGAGGATGTGCTTGTTCCacatattttatgctttttgcCACTGCAACACCTTGTGAGCTTGCAGAGGGTGAGCAAGCAGTTCCACAGCCTCATCCAGGTGTGTCTGGCAAACTGCAGGACTTTTGATCCGTCCTCG ATTGGACCATCAATTCCCAAGGAAGCGTTTTGCTCCATGTTAAAGGAGAATAAAGTCCTCCACAGCCTGTCTCTATCGAGTTGTTCAGAATGGGTGACAGACAAGGAGCTGCTGCCAGTGATCGGCCAGAACCAGCACCTGCAGAGAGTGGACATGAGCAGCTGTGTTGTTCTCACCCGTCACTCCCTGGTGGCCGTGTCCTTGAGCTGCATGCATCTCCAGCACCTCGGCCTGGCGCACTGCGAGTGGGTGGACAGCCTGTCCCTGCGCAGCCTGGCTGACCACTGCGGGGGGCTGCAGTCGATCGACATCACCGCCTGCCGCCAGCTCAAGGACGATGCCATCTGCTACATGGCCAAGAAGTGCTTGAAGTTGAGGTCTTTATCTCTGGCAGTCAACGCCAATGTCACTGACGAGTCGGTGGAAGAGGTGGCAAAAAACTGCAGGGGCCTGGAGCAGCTGGACCTGACAGGTTGCCTGCGGGTCAGGAACCAGTCCATCAG GACTCTTGCCGAGTACTGCCCGAAGCTGCAGTCCCTGAAGGTGAATCACTGTCACAATGTGACAGAGTCCAGCCTGGACCCTCTACGGAAGCGCAATGTAGTGATAGATGTTGAGCCGCCCTTACAGAGGGCTCTGGTGCTTCTTCAGGATGTGCTGGGGTTTGCTCCCTTTATCAATCTCCAGATATAG